Within the Cotesia glomerata isolate CgM1 linkage group LG6, MPM_Cglom_v2.3, whole genome shotgun sequence genome, the region ttcaaatataattaaaaatttttttttgattaaaaaaaagttattttttgttatattgttaatttaacaatgtATCACTATAATGAAACAGTGGATAAAAGCACACAAATAATGCAATCAGCTATATACTTACGAAGCAATCAATTATTATCGGTACAAGAAGTTCGAGATTTAaccaaatattaaaataatctgaGGATACTTTTTCACATAGGTAATGAGGAACAACAGTTTTGTTGAGTTGCGCTTCAAGTTGACTTCCACCATCTCCAGGAActataaaaaagtattattacattgatttaaaattttcgatattttaaagtaaaaaaataaatacataaaactTACCAAAAATTACTGGTGACCTTTGTGTTGCCGTAAGTTTCCAAGGCTTAGTTTCATTGATAACATACATAAAAgcgatgataaaaattaagatgAGCCTCATTGTTGCATTAACTTGATAactatactttttattttaaatattcatcgAAATTGGATTGAATTTAATTCGACATTCACCATTTTGTACACATGAAAGTTGTTTATTCATGatatatttctaaattttatgtatataaatacgAGTGTATATACCCCAATGACTGTCATAATCAGCTGATTTTGTGTCAGTTGTGTCAGATGTCTCCAATGATCCGATGCCCCCTCATCATGGAATCCCTGCACTCCGTACCCTCCACAGCTAATCAACGCGTGATAAATACTGGTACATAATATATGAAGGTTTAGGTATTGAAAACTAtccttaaatataaaaaataacagtaaCAACTATGACCGCGCTTTATATTCAAGcctcttataaaaaaaaaaaaaagaacttcATAATATATAATGCTGAAAGTATATCATAGACATCTAACaagttttagaatttttttaacaaataaattatgaaaaatatttttagaaaaaaaaaatctgtaaatagaaattttgaaaaaacatgaatgcaatttttgaaaaatattttctcaatactaatttatttgttagataAAACCAAAAATTGTTAGGTGTTAGTTGATTTTACTAAAACTtacttttcaatttattttgtcttaatcattgttgaaaaaaaatgtcaagtaAAGATGAAAATATTAGTTTGTTAATAATgactaatgaaaaatttctaaccTTTAGCTCCCTATTTATAAGTaagtgaaataaatataaattaaaaattaataatgaaaagggttgtatttgtaaattttaaaagcgcGCAAAAATAGCGGAAAGTTCAAAGATGGCTTGTAGGGTAGTTGTGTAAATTGTATAAATCCTTTTTCgagtaaaatatattttacttaatCTATCTTGAATTATTAAGCTacttagattattttcatttttaaataagcgTAAGTTGGAATTTTTAAGTAACTAATTTCTTCCAATAGctatttttctagtttttttaaacttgttttataagttttatgaaattattgaagtaatattttgttactacagataatttttttttgactaaatgatgacattttaatttaacattcaGATACACAAAatatgttttataatttttttttgtgtacatTTTAACTAATGAATTGGTTTGTGAATGTTATACTAAAAGTATTCTCACATTATATTTGATGTATAAAAAACCCCTCCTTCTTATTAGCCACCTGTTAGGCAGCTGTTCCCTATACAACACAtagttgaaataataaaacaaatgaaatttgtttttagctGTCATTCTTATGGCATCTAAGTTTAAAACTCAGTTTAGTtgttcatttataaataaaaacacaaccaaaaagtaataataatgttgaAATCGAAatcacaaaataatatttggtATGCTACTtacttgaattatttataattataagttaatttaacacagtttattgttttattgtataatttgacTTTTCTAATAGTGAGCAAGAAGCAAGATTTGTTCAAGAAAGGATAACAAAAGTAGAAAAACATTTCGCTGATTTATGTACTTCATTCGCAGCATATGCGAGAAAAGCTGCAAGgtgaatttaatcaatttaattatgatctttaaaaaaaaaaaaaaactatgacaCAGCAGGATCTAGTTAttcattcgaaaattttttagatttaattaaatttaattttctatcgTACTATTTCAGGCTTCgagataaaaatgatgaattaGCAAAAGTGATTCAAAATTATGCTATGTCAGAGACTGTCAACCAATCATTAAGCCGTGGGTTACATAATTTTGGAGCAACGTTGTCGGTGATTGGTGATTATAAGTAAGTTGTTTTCTAATTACtgtgtaaagaaaaaataagcaaatacaataaattttaaaattttcggccttaaaaaaatttactttaatcttttgttattaaaattttttagagatgCAGAAGTTCAACGTAtcgattcaaaaataatttcaacacTGTCTCAGTATTCAATGATATGTAGACATGCACGTGAAGATgttaaaaacactttttcaGCTCGAGATAAAGAACTTGCCAGAAGAAAGCACATTGATAAGCTGCTACTGAAAGAACAAGGAAAGTCACAGACAgttgtaagtatttttttttatcagaattATTACTGCTTGAATGAAATATTCCTAATGATAACAATCTGAAGAATTTAAGTAGTTTTCATAGAGcttgtaaagaaaatatgcGGGTTTTATACTAATGCTACcacgatatttttattaattactcgTATTAGTCACAAGCAGATTTGAAATCAATGTCAAATACAGTCCAAGTATTGAAAGTTGTTAAAGGATTAGAAGAACAAATAGATACATTTGAGAAACGTAAGCTGCAAGATCTTATAACATTGTTACTAGATTTCGTAATGATAGAGTTAAGTTTTCACACGAAAGCTGTTGAGCTTTTTACAAAAGCTTACCAAGATATTGCCGAAATTGATACATTCAAGGATTTGgaggtaatttattaatatgtataaataacatatcttagaaatattaaactaactaatattcatttttttttagaaatttcgaGAAATTCTGAATGCCTCGGAAACATTTTCACGATTTGATACTGTTATGAGAACATCTTGTCGTCAATCGTATTCACTCACTGACTTATCGAATCACCAAACACCATCACCATTgcagcttaaaaaaatgaaccgtGCTAACGAATCAATGGTACGAAGAtctggaaaataaataaagttactgacgaataaaaattaaatttatattgcagGATTCTTTGAAAGCAGCCCTCATGAAGTCATCCGAGTTATCGCAAGTTAGCGAGTACGATGAAAGTTCTGATACAAGAGACACTGAATCTGTTGAAGAtattgcaaaataaaaaatatagtgaTACTTAAGTAGTAAATAATTCATTGGTATTTATTGGatagtataattttattcgaaTTCAATGTCTTGGTACTTTAATTGTTCCATTTTTCTACTGAAATATtactaatttaattgaaaaaaattgtttatttcatattattggaatcaataaatttgaaaaaaaaataataataattttaaaagaattaatgATATTCGCCAAAACCAAAACAAAAACTGGTTGTAAAAAGAACATTTGGagtattgatttaaaatttatttttcaatatcatgatatattattaataaatttaaatacttcaaataattattacttaaaggaaattataaaaaaaaaaaaaataaaattctaaagatATTTTACGATCACAAATCCATTCGATATTATTGAAGTTGAAAAGTGAGCCGTAAATActacttatatatatgataataaatatgttgaAATGAAGATTTGTGCAGGAATGACGTagtataagtatttatttgtCAGCACTTTCAACACCAGCCTGCGTCATCAAATCTGCGATGTTCTTTTCAAGATCATCTATTCTATTTCCCATTTCATCTAGTAAGCTTTGTTAAGGAATTAATGAAGTGGACTACAATTGTAAAATGaatagattataattaaaaaaattaaatgatattaaGGGTCAGTTTCTCAatccgagataaaattttatccaggataaaattattgccagtatatttataaatattaaatatatacttagatatattttatcattggataaaattttatcctggattgaaaaactgaccctaaatatcaataaaataaaaaataaatgatattgaTATCAGCATAcatttgactattttttttttaaataaattactttaaatttcAGACTTTTCTTAgcaataatttgttaattaaaaaaagtccgaaaaattatcaaatgtttgTTGACTTGcgtaaaacaaaaataaattaatgtctaattgaattaattagtataaaaaaGGATATTTCTTCCAATAATTTGATCGGACATCGTTTGAAACTTATCTTGCATTCCTTGAAGAAGACTTTGAACctgaaaaatatgtaaattatttgaGTAAGGGTCAACAGAATAACTACTTtttgtatataataaaaaaaataacttacgaATTGCGTTAACTCTTGCATATTTTTCGGGTCAACATTAGTAGCCATAGCAAAATTTTCACCACTATCAGATTTATGTTCCTGCTTAATATCCgccattatttaaaatttgtttgtttaaatAGTTATGCTTAACAACTTTCTGTCTAGCGGAGTAGAGACAACTCCAAGAATCtgtatttatgatttattcaAGCAGTGCATGCGAGATTTTTCAACTGCTTATTTACTGTGTGTATTATCACAAACCTCTAACCTCAaacaaaatgtttatttaagtaACGATACGTATGTGTGTAAGTAGCGTTGCTTAGTTATGAGTGTAACTAAAAAAACtcaaacaaaaatattcaagATGTTCATGAACATTAAATGTTTAGTATTTAGAATTGGTGACAGTTCGAGAAAAGCACCAGAAATTGATCTAACAGTGACGGGTTGTACGCAATTGTGTACAGTATAAATACACTCacatatatacacacacatatactTGCATGTACACATGCTATCGCTGGTGTGATctttaatacttaaaagttctgaaaaaaaatattaaaccaaAAATCTGTGGAGTagaatgtttataaataaagaaaataagtatgaaaaaaaatttgtttgaagaaaaaaaaatgaaagattattatcgataataaatattcagaattcaaaaaaaataaaaattctacccTAACTTGAATCCGTTTACACCGAATACACTAAAATCACACGGTgtaaatgtgaaaaaattacacggTACTTACACCAGAGTACCACGGTGTGTTACAGTAGAATTCCAGTGTAAGCACAGCGGTGATTAAAATCTACTGCATTACACCGTGTTTACACCGAATTCTCACTTTGAATGTAAACAACAGATATTACACCGTCTCAACACTGGAATCCCACCGTAAATGTAAAAAAGCGTGTGTTACACCGTCTTTACACTGGAATTTCaccgtaaaattaaaaaaagcgtgtGTTACACCGTCTCTACACTGGAAGTCCACcgtgaatgaaaaaaaaacgtacGTTACACCGTCCCTACACTGAAATTCCACCGTAAGTGTAAAAAAGCGTGCGTTACCGTCTC harbors:
- the LOC123266842 gene encoding protein FAM92A isoform X1, yielding MLKSKSQNNICEQEARFVQERITKVEKHFADLCTSFAAYARKAARLRDKNDELAKVIQNYAMSETVNQSLSRGLHNFGATLSVIGDYKDAEVQRIDSKIISTLSQYSMICRHAREDVKNTFSARDKELARRKHIDKLLLKEQGKSQTVSQADLKSMSNTVQVLKVVKGLEEQIDTFEKRKLQDLITLLLDFVMIELSFHTKAVELFTKAYQDIAEIDTFKDLEKFREILNASETFSRFDTVMRTSCRQSYSLTDLSNHQTPSPLQLKKMNRANESMDSLKAALMKSSELSQVSEYDESSDTRDTESVEDIAK
- the LOC123266843 gene encoding heat shock factor-binding protein 1 produces the protein MADIKQEHKSDSGENFAMATNVDPKNMQELTQFVQSLLQGMQDKFQTMSDQIIGRIDEMGNRIDDLEKNIADLMTQAGVESADK
- the LOC123266842 gene encoding protein FAM92A isoform X2 — translated: MLKSKSQNNICEQEARFVQERITKVEKHFADLCTSFAAYARKAARLRDKNDELAKVIQNYAMSETVNQSLSRGLHNFGATLSVIGDYKDAEVQRIDSKIISTLSQYSMICRHAREDVKNTFSARDKELARRKHIDKLLLKEQGKSQTSQADLKSMSNTVQVLKVVKGLEEQIDTFEKRKLQDLITLLLDFVMIELSFHTKAVELFTKAYQDIAEIDTFKDLEKFREILNASETFSRFDTVMRTSCRQSYSLTDLSNHQTPSPLQLKKMNRANESMDSLKAALMKSSELSQVSEYDESSDTRDTESVEDIAK
- the LOC123266842 gene encoding protein FAM92A isoform X3, with the translated sequence MLKLPIYNEQEARFVQERITKVEKHFADLCTSFAAYARKAARLRDKNDELAKVIQNYAMSETVNQSLSRGLHNFGATLSVIGDYKDAEVQRIDSKIISTLSQYSMICRHAREDVKNTFSARDKELARRKHIDKLLLKEQGKSQTVSQADLKSMSNTVQVLKVVKGLEEQIDTFEKRKLQDLITLLLDFVMIELSFHTKAVELFTKAYQDIAEIDTFKDLEKFREILNASETFSRFDTVMRTSCRQSYSLTDLSNHQTPSPLQLKKMNRANESMDSLKAALMKSSELSQVSEYDESSDTRDTESVEDIAK